Genomic segment of Candidatus Rokuibacteriota bacterium:
GCCCGCGACACCGGAGCCTCGGTCGTCCTGATCCACCACGAGCGGAAGGCCGGCGGGGAAGATGGCCGGGGCATCCGGGGCGGCTCCGCCCTGTTTGGCCTGGTGGACCAGACCCTCCTGCTCGACCGCGCTCAGCATCCTTCCGGTACCGGTCGGTCAGTTCCATCGCGTCGCTCAGGCCTCACCCTCCTTCAGCCGGCCCCGGGCCGAGCACGCGCCGTGGTCTCGTTCTATCTCGACGAGGATCTGAGTCCGCGGGTGGCCGCCCATCACACCTGCCGCGAGGCCAGGAACTCCCTCACCCGCGCCTGGAACGCCTCCAGCGTCTGAGTCCTCTCGGGCAGCCGGCTGAAGACGGCCTGGTGGTCCACGCCCCAGTACATATGCACGAGCAGGTTCCGGAACCGCGCCAGCTCCATC
This window contains:
- a CDS encoding DUF86 domain-containing protein, which encodes MELARFRNLLVHMYWGVDHQAVFSRLPERTQTLEAFQARVREFLASRQV